The bacterium DNA window GAGGAAACACATCAGCCCTTTCAAACATTGCCCAAGGCCAAACCCAAGGACCAATAGATATTTCAATAGGTAGCCAAACTCAAGGAAGCATTTCTAATCGGCAATCTTTGTGGTATTGGCTCTATTTACCCCAAGAAACCCAAGTAAGGATAAGGTTAACAATGGATTCTCACATTGATTATGACCTCTTTGTTTACTCTGGAGACCAATCCTCTGCCGGTCCTCTTATTGCCCAGTCAACCTATGGAAGAGGAAGGCCAGATGAATGCACATTAACCAGAAGTGGCTACCTCTGGATAAAGGTATTTAATTACAGCTCTAGTGGGTCGGGGAATTATAGCCTGGAAATCGAGGGGATTAAGGTTCTCTTAGGTCTTACTCAACAGCTTTCTGCCTTACCTCATCCCAATAACACAAATCTGCTTATTATAGCCTCTGGAACAGTAGCAGGTGCTGTTAATGCCACATGGCAGGTAGGGGATGATTTTCCAGATAGAGTAATTGGAAGAATAGAAGGCAATGGGCTATTTAGAGCTATTGGAACAGGAAGTTGTCAGGTAAGGGCAAGTTATGGAAATAGAAATGGCTTAACAACTATAACAGTAATAAGACCAGCCAGATTAGGGAATACAAATAATCAATATGATGTTTTAATAATCAATGCCGCGAATGCCAATGGTATCCCACCCCAGTTGTTAAAGGCTCAGATACATCAGGAAAGCGGCGCTAACTTCAATCCGAATGCTTATAGGTATGAGCCGGATTATGATTATTTATATATTTCAGGGCCAGGCAATAACGATCTCTTTGAAAACCCGTATTTTCACTATAGGGTTGGAGGAAAACGGGTGGATGGGACAACATTTCCAAGTGGTGATAGATTACCTTCAAATTACCTTGAAATTACAAGGGTAAATTCTTCTCCAGATGTCAATGTGGAGAATACAAATCCAAACGACGGATTTGGACTATCTGCTTGGGAATTAGTTGATAATAACCCTAGGCAAAAGTGGAAGAGACCTCCTAATAATTTTACTGCCCAGTTAGTAATTGCAGCAAGTTATGGACTTTTACAGGTAATGTATCCAACGGCAGTAGATAGTGAATATGAAGGAGAACCCTATGGTTTATTTAATCCTCAAACAATTATTGGTTTTGGCTCAGGATATTTAAGAAGTCAGTGGAGAGATACAGGAAATTGGATGGAAGATTGGAATGGGGCTTTAGCAAGATATAATGCAGGTCCGAATGTTCAACAAAACCCTGATGGAACATGGCCTAATCAGAATTATATTAATGCTGTCCGAGCTTATGAAAGGGGGTATATGCCTCAGGAGTGATAACTATGGTTAAAAAAATTTTTAAAGGAGGAAAAACAAAATGAAAAAAAGAATCATAATTATATGTATGTCAATTATAAGCCAATATATTTTGGCAGAAGGGGAAAATATAGGTAGTCAAAGTGAAGGGGAAAAAGGAACTACTACTGTAATATCTGCTCAAGAACTCCGCAAACAAAAAATTCTTGATACAGTCGAAGCCTATTTCCCTACAGAATTAATAGAGAAAAAAAGAAAGTTGTTAGAAGAATCTTTTAAAAGACAAGGGGTTGCAGAAGATAAACTAAAAGAGAAAGTAGAGAAACGTCTAAAGCTCATCACAA harbors:
- a CDS encoding transglycosylase SLT domain-containing protein; this encodes TFLGDEARGNWQLKVEDRAGADIGSLNLWKIKVIPDSGEQWTTVNYICESFHPYSNNYTNTWVINHPGASKMKVHFEKIDLEPRYDYLYIMDKNNQIIATYNSYNLLDVWSPIVSGDTIKVKLTTDYSVIAYGFKVDKYQAVSGSPPPQDTTPPAQITNLSCSEITQSSLKLTWTSPGDDGNTGQATGYDIRYSTSQISEANWQNATSVQNKPFPAIAGTQQSFVVLNLNLNTLYYFAIKTYDERGNTSALSNIAQGQTQGPIDISIGSQTQGSISNRQSLWYWLYLPQETQVRIRLTMDSHIDYDLFVYSGDQSSAGPLIAQSTYGRGRPDECTLTRSGYLWIKVFNYSSSGSGNYSLEIEGIKVLLGLTQQLSALPHPNNTNLLIIASGTVAGAVNATWQVGDDFPDRVIGRIEGNGLFRAIGTGSCQVRASYGNRNGLTTITVIRPARLGNTNNQYDVLIINAANANGIPPQLLKAQIHQESGANFNPNAYRYEPDYDYLYISGPGNNDLFENPYFHYRVGGKRVDGTTFPSGDRLPSNYLEITRVNSSPDVNVENTNPNDGFGLSAWELVDNNPRQKWKRPPNNFTAQLVIAASYGLLQVMYPTAVDSEYEGEPYGLFNPQTIIGFGSGYLRSQWRDTGNWMEDWNGALARYNAGPNVQQNPDGTWPNQNYINAVRAYERGYMPQE